The Ammoniphilus sp. CFH 90114 genome contains a region encoding:
- a CDS encoding S-layer homology domain-containing protein, with protein sequence MKKRSYKHLSLASGFLLSLSLLVPGYSSSVSAESKALTDIQGHWAQSTIEQWINQGLASGYKDQTFKPNNSITRAEFMTLANKALGYSEKSTQSFGDVSASAWFKDEVSKAHAAGYISGYNDGTIRPQNPVTRQEVAAMIAKMAKLDTSVSLNNIDRFQDDSKTPTWSKNVIQAVVAQGFMKGYPDQTFQPTRSITRAEAIATLQGLVLVKTNTNVTYDEAGTYGPQTGSETVNGDVSVTKAGVTLQNLVVKGDLYLAEGIGEGEVVLQNVTVQGNVLVQGGGANSITLIDSLLENVTVNKKNGAVRLLAKGKTNIENVTLESGAKLEEAELSAGGFTQVTISDKVVAQSVVTLNGTFEVLVLNASNISLDLVKGSVTNFTVNEAAKGSLINLAEQTNVANLTIKAPVKVTGKGSIDKANIEVNGVTVEQQPGTLNLAEAITAFIAGVEAKATQAQVPAGGGGGGGGGAPGSGVVEQVTPSATFSVPGASSDDGTHFDVSKTTKIEYLNLNLNTESEVEIVDVLRKDGTTSILDLIRIYRPELKETMPAGSERINLLEMFGLTGFDGGVAAGNFAPFVDGTMIIKVKLTNTKDASKVTEYTVKVNIVN encoded by the coding sequence ATGAAGAAAAGAAGTTATAAGCATTTATCGTTAGCGAGCGGCTTCTTGTTGAGCTTGAGCCTGCTTGTTCCAGGATATTCTTCGTCAGTGTCAGCGGAGAGCAAGGCATTAACCGATATTCAAGGACACTGGGCACAAAGTACGATTGAACAATGGATAAATCAAGGATTAGCCAGCGGGTATAAGGATCAGACCTTCAAGCCGAATAACAGTATTACCCGGGCGGAATTCATGACGCTTGCCAATAAGGCCCTTGGATACTCGGAAAAGTCTACGCAATCATTTGGCGATGTCTCAGCCTCTGCATGGTTTAAGGATGAGGTAAGCAAGGCTCATGCTGCCGGGTATATTTCCGGATACAATGATGGGACTATTCGCCCGCAAAACCCTGTCACGCGTCAAGAAGTAGCTGCCATGATTGCTAAGATGGCGAAACTTGATACATCAGTAAGCCTCAATAATATAGATCGTTTTCAGGATGATTCCAAGACTCCAACTTGGAGTAAAAACGTAATTCAAGCTGTGGTTGCACAAGGATTTATGAAGGGATACCCGGATCAAACCTTCCAGCCAACAAGGTCTATTACCCGTGCAGAAGCCATTGCAACCCTTCAAGGATTAGTATTAGTAAAAACTAATACAAATGTCACCTATGATGAGGCGGGAACCTATGGACCGCAGACTGGCTCTGAAACAGTGAATGGCGATGTATCCGTTACTAAGGCAGGAGTAACCCTGCAAAACCTTGTGGTTAAAGGGGACCTTTATTTAGCTGAGGGTATAGGTGAAGGAGAAGTCGTGTTGCAAAACGTAACCGTTCAAGGAAATGTTCTTGTTCAGGGTGGCGGAGCTAACAGTATTACGCTGATAGATTCTCTCTTGGAGAACGTGACCGTTAACAAAAAGAATGGTGCCGTGCGTCTTCTTGCTAAGGGAAAAACGAATATCGAAAACGTTACCCTTGAGTCGGGTGCCAAACTAGAAGAGGCAGAGCTATCAGCAGGAGGGTTTACACAAGTAACCATCAGCGATAAGGTTGTCGCTCAATCTGTTGTCACGCTTAATGGGACATTCGAGGTGCTGGTTCTCAATGCATCTAATATCAGCCTAGATCTAGTAAAGGGTTCAGTGACGAATTTCACAGTGAATGAAGCAGCCAAAGGGTCGCTAATAAACCTTGCTGAACAGACTAATGTAGCAAACTTAACAATTAAAGCTCCTGTAAAAGTTACTGGGAAAGGGTCCATCGATAAAGCTAACATCGAGGTGAATGGCGTTACGGTGGAACAGCAGCCAGGCACCTTGAACCTTGCTGAAGCGATAACGGCATTCATTGCTGGAGTGGAAGCTAAGGCAACTCAAGCTCAGGTTCCTGCAGGCGGCGGTGGAGGAGGCGGTGGCGGAGCACCAGGCTCTGGAGTTGTGGAACAGGTCACTCCTTCTGCAACCTTCTCTGTCCCAGGAGCTTCTTCCGATGATGGTACCCATTTTGATGTAAGCAAGACCACCAAAATTGAATATCTAAATCTAAATTTGAATACCGAAAGTGAAGTAGAAATTGTAGATGTCTTAAGAAAAGACGGAACCACCAGTATTTTGGATTTGATCAGGATATATCGTCCTGAGTTAAAGGAAACGATGCCAGCTGGTTCTGAGCGTATCAACCTTTTAGAGATGTTTGGTTTGACTGGATTTGATGGCGGGGTAGCAGCCGGAAATTTTGCTCCATTCGTTGATGGAACAATGATCATTAAAGTGAAGTTAACCAATACAAAGGATGCTTCTAAGGTTACTGAGTATACGGTAAAAGTAAATATTGTAAACTAA
- a CDS encoding SLAP domain-containing protein gives MLLRLKKLFNFIPKDTSEESMLSEGEVQQLNMVIMNEEKKEVCSQTGKLSLHETWEKAMDDEQRYILSYTHVSLPEVQPGNVAIAGYQLEAHPNGLAVHGFIRNRLKRPVRFEKITLAIVGADDTIVAKQAFLLGDLGEIPPFSDRPWRFVFLEENVINYHASLERWRIIFYDEPAHKLKLQIDESWKDHLSDKAKEALSKRLIDSPPLMKGKVDIVGIELKKVSDDALSVLLFIRNHRKSSLSLQEMTVGLKNESGQTVATGSFRIDPLRVDSGCAKPWRVIFPKSLIKGSTDDVSRWEVYLIGFNCMV, from the coding sequence GTGCTTTTAAGGCTCAAGAAGCTTTTTAATTTCATTCCAAAGGACACATCAGAAGAGTCAATGCTTTCTGAAGGGGAAGTTCAACAACTAAACATGGTTATCATGAACGAGGAAAAGAAAGAGGTATGTTCTCAGACGGGAAAGCTTTCTCTTCACGAAACTTGGGAAAAGGCAATGGACGATGAACAGAGATACATACTAAGCTATACACATGTTTCACTACCCGAAGTCCAACCTGGAAATGTCGCTATTGCAGGCTATCAGTTGGAGGCCCATCCCAATGGTCTTGCTGTTCATGGATTTATTCGCAACCGTCTTAAGCGTCCAGTACGATTCGAAAAGATTACCTTAGCTATTGTCGGGGCGGATGATACGATCGTTGCTAAGCAAGCTTTTCTACTAGGTGATCTTGGGGAGATTCCTCCTTTTTCGGATCGCCCGTGGCGCTTTGTATTCCTAGAAGAAAATGTGATTAATTATCATGCCTCTTTAGAACGCTGGAGAATAATCTTCTATGACGAACCTGCTCACAAATTAAAATTGCAAATTGACGAAAGTTGGAAAGATCACCTTTCTGATAAAGCTAAGGAGGCTCTAAGTAAGCGTTTAATAGATTCTCCCCCTCTAATGAAGGGTAAGGTGGATATCGTAGGCATTGAACTGAAGAAAGTAAGTGATGATGCACTCAGTGTCTTGCTCTTTATCCGAAATCATAGAAAGAGTAGTCTTAGCTTGCAAGAAATGACCGTTGGCTTGAAGAATGAAAGTGGGCAAACGGTGGCTACAGGTTCCTTTCGTATAGATCCTCTTCGGGTTGACTCAGGTTGTGCAAAACCTTGGAGAGTAATTTTTCCTAAAAGCTTAATAAAAGGATCGACTGACGATGTCAGCCGTTGGGAAGTGTATCTAATAGGTTTTAATTGCATGGTTTAA
- a CDS encoding chitobiase/beta-hexosaminidase C-terminal domain-containing protein: MGRLQKRKRDKKSPLVKNVLSNVAVGTVIAGIAPVALAASVDEIDHLVKPNSLLIGDELFQLDDTSGYKKENVQNGKKAYFKSFNGSWVELEGNIKSLNDLMKATPLTGQELKAIEVKKWHVEGSNVIDLTKTQADLIVEATKAVQAYETAPIATDADILQAEKLEALARVKVGLISTGPEKQALIDRIEARKKAVEGAKQELVHIKAAEVAVINYEKAPLTTVEEIAEAEALEVVARAKVDLIHNETIKAKLIHRIEEQKKLVEEAKTKFDYVKLAEAAVTALEEAASKYLGVEANLLAAEAKIPPAREAVSRVNDQAKREELEARINVAAQTIHHARIAFDEAKNIAVAEAAVDAYESAPLTTLSEISLAEQLESNARTKIELVQNESKKTELLARVNAHKVVVETAKAELALGNVAPTVSNAKLAGINFSPIGEKHLKVFIPGSMIIKNMDLNVDLNVGSKVFLTDILNAAGESPFKDMDPPVFPRNMGEYGDGEQSINLAKMLPNSLKTLENSPISVLRDAVNGGLGSPTPGKISFEVKLQNSKNSSKTSTYVLDLHVGETGGSVTVHPNRKVTVDGAAESLNKVTVKIFNKLDSNTPVYNEEIDVVDKMFTYTTPQALQPGSYTVKVYDPKGNEIEIQNASTVVVEPVKPVSFSVPGGEYSQPKVVTLSSEPEAVIYYTLDGTTPTIDPKNKYSGPITIGQSATLKAIAVDVNGFISEVRTAEYIIKDIVLPPNPVVFKTPGGAYKNALDVVLEAQSGTTIYYTTDGLDPVPGQPNTRVYSGPIHVSYSTTIKAIAVNDVWKQSSVQEARYVITGDWTSLYTTLQQFATKLSRDLTEAEKTQIRELNQIFTQDATLRNAVVEIVRSRVDLSEGPVRSDDAIDLTTELILLAGEIMTVQDLENLQARIFNHYIPMLDAHGVNSTDALEFISAYYSHLQHEVKSQPLASQAMQSAFDKTLGTSSHFYGLDRHDMEGVVDGLKSWLHDSTQDATVKEKIKGSWEVAKREFQDFVRGGAAKLSVENLEAAADKDLSVESNLLAAESALVTAKHAVEQLLDSPDKQALLVKVEEAEQKIKAAREAFNLLQYAYAMVAQLEQAVAKDLKEYQNLIEAINAYELAVEAVNQLADSPTKIELSEIIAIAKAKLSVAWNDMEAVEQAAEHAVVAYEEAALVTVADLKVAMLLGLDAHSAVTKVTNPTKYEFLMQRIVAQDTRVKEREAQLPALDIATVKVEALEEAIALDLWDEENRSRALLLFNQAEVDVARIADNVPEKADLLTRLATAKQAIDVVLKDIERYDVANQAVETYVALPLHTLADIQSAKQLVKIVIEKTYLVNHEGKRNELLAKIEQKKAQVEEAEKEFTSNPTINNVKLGSVPFSLTGNQLVGYVPGAAKIKFIDLNLSAKSDVYLKGIYDKHGNLYTSSLLTLPVYMGEYDKGSQSIDLLSFLPITMDNVSARFFSSIINNGESGKVTFEIELRNARTPSATSTYQMHAFIDQMGAQVEVRPDKSLAITGTAQNTDKVTIKVFELSADSLVVDKEVTVTDDQFSYQTQPLVPGSYVVKIYTADGELFKEMEVVIPEVVPVSFGLAEGVYESAQEVSLIAAEGATIYYTLDGTDPVPETATLYTGPIRVDRSLTIKAIAVDAQGNMSEMVEAQYIITGDWSELFADLKNFVAKMNGLTPEQKQRIADLNETFKSDPILRAELLQLVKDSVDLSESEDTQVNLENREAMATELVLLIGEIMTVQNVDELKGRINHHYIPMLEQQGVNALDALVLITRLYEQIQQEVIADSLTIDAISRAYSAALGGAQHFHGLGADDVHNLALSLRTWAEDESEHQELKQDIRLTWVIVKSVFEEFVKGGDIYPPDYVTFSVGGGYFSKPFSVKLFAEPGATIYYTLDGTVPTKSSMVYTDAIMISDSTIINAIAVDAAGNSSEVAEARYVMLHNWDGLYTDLEHYAMKLQQDLTSEEKSQVRELNEMFRTDSILRQAITKIVWERVDLTDGPVEPNAAVDVTAALVQLAGEILTVEDVPALQARVMNYYLPIFDQHGVNPAEAVQFAADFYSNLKSLVQVDELSSIVFEEAFIKSLGEDENFYGLDRNDVSGLIAGLKDWVYDSSQDSEIKTEILTSWAVVKRAIYDYMSGEDTTPPHGVEFSKPGATYTGSVTVELSTEPGAAIYYTLDGSEPTMESLVYSHPIIIERNTLLRAIAVDAAGNVSRVMQEKYTIMADWNGLYQDLVEFAEMLKSDLSSEEKQQIRDLNDIFRNDTALREELIQIVRDKVDLSDGPIRADDQVNLTAELLLLAGQIMTIQDVVDLQTTIIDKYVPMLEAHNLNATDALYFLTDFVKNVKNQGTFDAQSFEAAFSATLGTADSFYGLDRNDLNQLINGLQQWLYDDSEQMELKDKIESSLKVLKRAITGYIEPEEQPLDPLHGLDGTIGTAPATGEVQQPEADQEGAPQDQTPTEEGTETPAEGEVLPEPVDEGTEAPAEGEVEPEPTEEGTETPAEGEVLPEPVEEGTEVPTEGESQPETTGEPLQEPIQSEEQLDPSLIAVPEDDADSEEVLVISEEEVVE, translated from the coding sequence ATGGGGAGATTGCAAAAACGAAAAAGGGATAAAAAATCACCACTAGTTAAAAATGTATTGTCTAATGTGGCAGTTGGGACGGTCATCGCTGGAATAGCCCCTGTGGCTCTAGCTGCAAGCGTTGATGAAATCGATCATTTGGTGAAGCCTAACTCACTGCTTATTGGTGATGAATTATTTCAATTAGATGATACTTCCGGTTATAAGAAAGAAAACGTACAGAACGGTAAGAAGGCTTATTTTAAATCCTTTAATGGCAGCTGGGTTGAACTTGAAGGAAATATTAAGAGCTTAAATGATCTTATGAAGGCAACGCCACTGACAGGTCAAGAGCTGAAAGCAATTGAAGTGAAGAAGTGGCATGTTGAAGGAAGCAATGTCATCGATTTGACTAAAACTCAAGCAGATCTCATCGTTGAAGCTACGAAGGCTGTTCAAGCTTATGAGACGGCACCTATCGCCACGGATGCAGATATTCTACAGGCAGAGAAGCTTGAGGCTTTGGCAAGGGTAAAAGTTGGACTTATTTCAACCGGCCCCGAGAAACAAGCTCTCATCGATCGGATTGAAGCGCGTAAGAAAGCTGTAGAAGGAGCAAAGCAAGAATTAGTTCATATCAAAGCTGCTGAAGTCGCTGTTATTAACTATGAGAAAGCTCCTTTAACGACGGTGGAGGAGATTGCTGAAGCTGAGGCTCTTGAGGTAGTAGCGAGAGCGAAGGTCGACCTGATCCATAATGAAACAATAAAAGCTAAGCTAATACATCGAATCGAAGAGCAGAAGAAATTAGTTGAAGAAGCAAAAACGAAGTTTGATTATGTGAAGCTAGCAGAAGCAGCTGTGACTGCATTAGAAGAAGCGGCTTCTAAGTATTTGGGCGTGGAGGCCAACCTCTTAGCGGCAGAAGCAAAGATTCCTCCGGCAAGGGAAGCTGTATCCCGCGTGAATGATCAGGCGAAACGAGAAGAACTGGAAGCTCGAATCAATGTAGCGGCACAAACGATACACCATGCGAGAATAGCTTTTGATGAAGCCAAAAATATTGCCGTTGCTGAAGCAGCTGTTGATGCTTATGAATCGGCACCCCTGACGACGTTATCGGAAATCTCTCTAGCGGAACAGCTAGAAAGTAACGCTAGAACCAAAATTGAATTGGTTCAGAACGAAAGCAAGAAAACGGAGCTTCTAGCAAGAGTAAACGCACATAAAGTGGTTGTTGAAACTGCTAAAGCTGAACTTGCTTTGGGAAATGTGGCCCCAACTGTAAGCAACGCGAAGTTAGCTGGTATTAATTTCTCTCCTATTGGTGAAAAACACCTGAAGGTATTCATTCCTGGTTCAATGATTATCAAAAACATGGACCTGAATGTAGATCTGAATGTTGGCTCTAAGGTCTTCCTCACGGATATTTTGAATGCAGCGGGCGAGTCACCATTTAAAGATATGGATCCTCCTGTCTTTCCGAGAAATATGGGGGAGTATGGAGATGGAGAACAAAGCATCAATTTAGCTAAGATGCTCCCTAACTCACTAAAAACGTTGGAAAACTCACCAATTAGTGTCTTGAGGGATGCGGTTAATGGAGGGTTGGGCAGCCCCACACCAGGAAAGATTTCTTTTGAGGTAAAGCTGCAAAACTCTAAAAATAGCAGTAAGACATCGACTTATGTTTTGGATCTTCATGTGGGCGAGACAGGTGGTTCGGTAACTGTTCATCCTAACCGTAAGGTAACGGTAGACGGTGCCGCTGAGAGTCTAAACAAAGTTACCGTAAAAATCTTTAATAAGCTAGATTCTAACACTCCGGTATACAATGAGGAAATAGATGTAGTGGACAAGATGTTCACATACACAACCCCTCAGGCTTTACAACCAGGGTCTTATACTGTCAAGGTCTATGATCCAAAAGGCAATGAAATCGAAATCCAAAATGCAAGTACGGTAGTCGTTGAACCCGTAAAGCCGGTTAGTTTCAGTGTTCCAGGGGGAGAGTATTCACAGCCTAAAGTGGTAACCTTGTCTTCCGAGCCAGAAGCTGTTATCTACTATACATTGGACGGTACAACGCCTACGATTGATCCTAAAAATAAGTATTCTGGTCCGATCACAATTGGTCAGTCGGCAACTCTTAAGGCTATCGCCGTAGATGTTAACGGATTTATCAGTGAAGTAAGAACGGCAGAGTATATCATTAAGGATATCGTTCTTCCACCGAACCCAGTTGTTTTCAAGACACCGGGGGGCGCATATAAAAACGCTCTTGATGTCGTCCTAGAAGCTCAATCAGGAACCACCATCTATTATACAACGGATGGACTTGATCCTGTACCAGGTCAACCGAATACGAGAGTGTACAGCGGACCAATTCATGTAAGCTACAGCACTACGATTAAGGCCATTGCCGTTAATGATGTTTGGAAACAAAGTTCTGTACAAGAAGCACGCTACGTTATCACAGGGGATTGGACATCCTTATATACGACCTTGCAACAATTTGCGACCAAGTTAAGCAGGGATTTAACCGAGGCGGAGAAAACACAAATTCGTGAGCTCAACCAGATCTTTACTCAGGACGCAACCTTGCGTAATGCAGTTGTTGAAATTGTTAGGAGTCGAGTTGATCTATCAGAAGGTCCGGTCAGAAGTGATGATGCAATTGACTTGACAACGGAATTAATCTTGCTTGCTGGCGAAATCATGACGGTACAAGATTTAGAAAATCTTCAGGCAAGGATCTTCAATCACTATATTCCTATGCTAGATGCTCACGGCGTGAATTCTACGGATGCCTTAGAGTTCATTAGTGCTTATTACTCGCATCTACAGCACGAGGTTAAGAGTCAGCCGCTTGCTTCACAAGCTATGCAATCAGCATTTGACAAAACGCTTGGAACGAGTAGTCATTTCTATGGTCTGGATCGCCATGATATGGAAGGTGTGGTAGATGGGCTGAAATCCTGGCTTCATGATTCTACACAAGATGCGACCGTTAAAGAAAAGATCAAGGGAAGCTGGGAAGTTGCCAAGCGGGAATTCCAAGATTTTGTTCGCGGTGGAGCAGCGAAGTTAAGTGTAGAAAACTTAGAAGCAGCAGCCGATAAGGATTTATCCGTAGAGTCAAATCTACTTGCGGCAGAATCTGCTCTAGTAACGGCCAAGCACGCTGTTGAACAGTTGCTAGATAGTCCAGATAAACAAGCCTTGCTCGTGAAAGTTGAGGAAGCTGAGCAAAAGATTAAAGCAGCGAGAGAAGCATTCAATCTCCTTCAATATGCATACGCCATGGTTGCTCAGTTAGAGCAAGCTGTAGCCAAGGACCTGAAAGAATATCAAAACTTAATAGAAGCTATAAATGCTTACGAGTTGGCAGTTGAAGCAGTAAACCAACTTGCAGATAGTCCAACGAAGATAGAGCTCAGCGAGATCATTGCTATAGCCAAAGCTAAGCTTAGTGTTGCATGGAATGACATGGAGGCTGTCGAGCAGGCAGCAGAGCATGCAGTTGTTGCCTATGAAGAGGCGGCATTGGTGACTGTTGCTGATCTGAAGGTTGCAATGCTGCTTGGATTGGATGCCCACAGCGCAGTGACCAAAGTAACTAACCCAACGAAGTATGAATTCTTGATGCAAAGAATTGTAGCACAAGATACAAGAGTGAAAGAGCGCGAAGCGCAATTGCCAGCACTTGATATTGCGACAGTTAAGGTAGAGGCCCTTGAAGAAGCGATTGCACTAGATTTATGGGATGAAGAAAATCGCAGCAGAGCATTATTGCTATTCAATCAAGCAGAAGTGGATGTAGCTAGGATTGCTGATAACGTACCTGAAAAAGCCGACCTTCTTACTCGTTTAGCTACAGCAAAACAAGCTATCGATGTTGTGTTGAAAGATATTGAGCGATATGATGTGGCCAATCAAGCAGTTGAAACATATGTAGCCTTGCCATTGCATACTTTAGCTGATATTCAATCGGCTAAGCAGTTAGTAAAAATAGTAATTGAAAAGACGTATCTAGTGAATCATGAGGGCAAGCGTAATGAGTTACTAGCTAAAATTGAACAGAAGAAAGCACAAGTGGAAGAGGCTGAGAAGGAGTTTACCAGCAACCCTACTATTAATAATGTGAAGCTTGGTAGTGTTCCGTTTAGCCTAACAGGTAATCAACTTGTCGGTTACGTACCGGGCGCTGCAAAAATCAAGTTCATTGATTTGAACTTAAGTGCGAAGTCTGATGTTTATCTTAAAGGAATCTATGACAAGCATGGGAATTTATATACAAGTTCCTTGCTTACCTTACCGGTTTACATGGGGGAATATGACAAGGGATCGCAATCGATTGATCTGTTAAGCTTCCTGCCAATCACGATGGATAATGTTTCGGCTCGTTTCTTCTCCAGCATTATCAATAATGGGGAATCAGGTAAGGTCACATTCGAAATTGAGTTACGCAATGCTCGTACACCGTCTGCGACTTCTACTTACCAGATGCATGCCTTTATTGATCAAATGGGAGCACAAGTCGAAGTGCGACCGGATAAGAGCCTTGCGATTACGGGTACAGCTCAAAATACGGATAAAGTGACAATTAAAGTATTTGAACTATCCGCGGATTCATTGGTTGTAGATAAAGAGGTTACAGTAACGGATGACCAATTCTCTTATCAAACCCAACCATTGGTACCAGGCAGTTATGTGGTAAAGATTTATACAGCGGACGGAGAGCTATTTAAGGAGATGGAGGTTGTCATTCCTGAAGTCGTTCCTGTTAGCTTTGGTTTGGCTGAGGGTGTGTATGAGTCAGCTCAAGAAGTATCCTTGATAGCCGCTGAAGGAGCAACTATTTACTACACGCTTGACGGTACTGATCCAGTACCTGAAACGGCAACACTCTATACAGGACCGATTAGAGTCGATCGAAGCTTAACTATCAAGGCCATTGCCGTGGATGCTCAAGGCAATATGAGTGAGATGGTTGAAGCACAATACATTATTACGGGTGACTGGTCAGAACTTTTTGCTGATTTAAAGAACTTTGTAGCCAAGATGAATGGCTTGACTCCAGAGCAAAAGCAGAGAATTGCAGACCTGAATGAAACTTTTAAGTCTGATCCTATCCTTAGGGCAGAGCTACTGCAATTGGTGAAAGACAGTGTTGACCTGAGCGAAAGTGAAGACACGCAGGTTAACCTAGAGAACCGTGAAGCCATGGCGACAGAACTCGTTCTTCTCATCGGCGAGATCATGACAGTACAGAATGTGGATGAGTTAAAGGGTAGAATCAACCATCATTACATTCCGATGCTAGAACAGCAGGGCGTGAATGCATTGGATGCCCTGGTTCTAATCACGAGATTATATGAGCAAATTCAACAAGAAGTGATTGCTGATAGTTTAACCATTGATGCTATCTCTCGTGCTTATTCTGCGGCGCTTGGAGGCGCTCAGCATTTCCACGGATTAGGTGCTGATGATGTTCATAACCTTGCTCTCAGTTTGCGGACATGGGCTGAAGATGAGTCGGAGCACCAGGAACTTAAGCAGGATATTCGCTTGACTTGGGTGATTGTAAAATCCGTGTTTGAGGAATTTGTTAAGGGTGGGGATATCTATCCGCCTGACTATGTAACCTTCAGTGTTGGAGGGGGATATTTCTCCAAGCCATTCTCTGTTAAATTATTTGCAGAGCCAGGAGCTACCATTTACTATACGTTAGACGGAACGGTGCCAACGAAGAGCTCCATGGTTTATACAGATGCTATTATGATTTCAGATAGCACAATAATTAATGCGATTGCCGTAGACGCTGCAGGAAACAGCAGTGAAGTAGCTGAAGCTAGATATGTCATGTTGCATAATTGGGATGGACTATATACCGATTTAGAGCATTATGCTATGAAGCTCCAGCAGGACTTAACCAGTGAGGAAAAGTCTCAAGTTCGTGAATTGAACGAGATGTTCCGGACCGATTCTATTTTACGTCAGGCTATTACGAAGATCGTTTGGGAGCGTGTAGATCTAACGGATGGTCCAGTCGAGCCGAATGCAGCGGTTGATGTAACGGCAGCATTAGTCCAGCTGGCAGGTGAGATTTTAACTGTTGAGGATGTCCCAGCATTGCAAGCTAGAGTCATGAATTATTACTTGCCAATCTTTGACCAGCATGGCGTCAATCCGGCTGAAGCGGTTCAATTTGCTGCTGATTTCTATAGTAATCTAAAGAGTTTAGTCCAGGTTGACGAGCTTTCTTCTATAGTTTTTGAAGAGGCATTTATTAAGTCACTTGGGGAAGACGAGAACTTCTATGGCTTAGATAGAAATGACGTTTCCGGCTTGATAGCAGGCCTTAAGGATTGGGTGTACGATAGTTCTCAAGACAGTGAAATTAAAACTGAGATATTAACCAGCTGGGCGGTAGTTAAGCGTGCTATATATGACTACATGAGTGGTGAGGATACAACTCCACCGCATGGCGTAGAGTTTAGTAAGCCAGGGGCGACTTATACGGGCTCAGTTACCGTGGAACTTAGCACTGAACCAGGAGCAGCAATTTATTACACGCTAGATGGTTCGGAACCAACTATGGAGTCCTTAGTTTACAGCCATCCAATTATAATAGAACGCAATACGTTGCTTCGGGCCATTGCTGTCGATGCAGCTGGAAATGTAAGCAGAGTAATGCAAGAGAAGTATACTATAATGGCTGACTGGAACGGTCTTTACCAGGACCTTGTTGAATTTGCAGAGATGCTGAAGTCAGACTTGTCATCTGAGGAGAAACAACAAATTCGGGATCTCAATGACATCTTCCGTAATGATACCGCCCTTCGTGAAGAATTAATTCAGATTGTTAGGGATAAGGTAGACCTTTCTGATGGACCGATTAGAGCGGATGATCAAGTGAATCTGACAGCAGAGCTTCTTCTATTGGCCGGTCAGATTATGACGATTCAAGATGTGGTAGACTTGCAAACCACCATTATAGATAAGTATGTTCCAATGCTAGAAGCCCACAATTTAAATGCTACCGATGCTCTTTATTTCTTGACTGATTTTGTGAAGAACGTTAAGAATCAAGGGACATTCGATGCTCAGAGCTTCGAGGCTGCGTTCTCTGCAACGTTAGGGACAGCCGATAGCTTCTATGGTCTTGATCGAAACGACCTCAATCAATTAATAAATGGACTTCAACAATGGTTGTATGATGATTCTGAGCAGATGGAGCTTAAAGATAAAATCGAATCGAGCTTGAAGGTTCTTAAGAGGGCTATTACCGGATACATTGAACCTGAAGAACAGCCGTTAGATCCGCTTCATGGACTTGATGGAACAATCGGAACGGCTCCAGCAACAGGGGAAGTACAACAACCTGAAGCAGACCAAGAGGGTGCTCCACAGGACCAGACGCCTACTGAAGAGGGGACGGAAACTCCTGCTGAAGGAGAGGTGCTGCCTGAGCCTGTAGACGAGGGAACGGAAGCCCCTGCTGAAGGTGAGGTAGAACCTGAGCCTACTGAAGAGGGGACGGAAACTCCTGCTGAAGGAGAGGTGCTGCCTGAGCCTGTAGAAGAGGGAACAGAAGTACCTACCGAGGGTGAGTCCCAACCTGAAACAACAGGAGAACCTTTACAGGAACCTATCCAATCGGAAGAACAGCTTGATCCATCCTTAATCGCAGTTCCTGAAGATGATGCGGATTCTGAAGAGGTACTTGTGATAAGTGAAGAGGAAGTAGTTGAATAA